The following are encoded together in the Erwinia sp. E602 genome:
- the sctT gene encoding type III secretion system export apparatus subunit SctT, giving the protein MLFVALYLNFQHSVLIFAIAYARLAVVFYMLPALGERVLSNLIIKNSVISLVIIGLWPCFEQQIMPEQGVLIMVLKECIVGLILAMTLALPFWIAVGLGEILDNQRGATISDSIDPVNGVQASVLSGFINFAFSAIFFASDGMHLLMDVLVQSYHVFPQGGELTGFNWQHAGRMLNVLVQSSILMAAPVMIVMMVSEILLGVFARYCPQLNPFSLSMTVKSFIAFIVFLFYGFQGLSEKPLKMFSLVMFRNFFP; this is encoded by the coding sequence ATGCTGTTTGTTGCGTTGTATCTCAATTTTCAACATAGCGTGCTCATCTTTGCGATAGCTTACGCCAGGCTTGCTGTTGTCTTTTATATGCTGCCAGCGTTAGGTGAGCGAGTACTGTCCAATCTGATTATAAAAAATTCGGTTATCTCACTGGTAATCATTGGGCTCTGGCCCTGCTTTGAACAGCAGATAATGCCGGAGCAGGGAGTGCTCATTATGGTGTTAAAAGAGTGCATAGTTGGCCTGATACTGGCGATGACTCTGGCGCTCCCTTTCTGGATTGCGGTCGGGCTGGGCGAGATTCTGGATAACCAGCGAGGTGCCACTATCAGTGACAGTATTGATCCGGTCAATGGTGTGCAGGCATCGGTGCTTTCCGGTTTCATAAATTTTGCTTTCAGCGCGATCTTTTTTGCCAGTGATGGCATGCACTTACTGATGGATGTATTAGTGCAAAGCTACCATGTTTTCCCGCAAGGCGGGGAGTTAACGGGATTTAACTGGCAGCACGCTGGCCGTATGTTAAACGTGTTGGTACAGAGCAGCATCCTGATGGCTGCACCGGTGATGATAGTGATGATGGTATCGGAAATTTTACTGGGCGTATTTGCCCGTTATTGTCCGCAGCTTAACCCGTTTTCTTTATCAATGACGGTAAAGAGCTTTATTGCTTTCATTGTTTTTTTATTCTACGGATTTCAGGGCTTGTCAGAGAAACCTTTAAAAATGTTTTCCCTGGTGATGTTCCGAAATTTTTTCCCCTGA
- a CDS encoding type III secretion system protein: MSNLSVAGQPVQDRYLSRSESSEQPAANVNGSAAQPYHKAKEFSALASQPGVITALLNGQSVMLSDSGAKPALAEPAKGVEKLHAEQASALVKMSADLQAPSDAGKLEGVAASAATLLASHIPTPKINSKGSESSTPSREVTSAGALSAGGALTRSQPAIEAGTDITAVESTGSRFINVMGDMRLIEVMNTVNVTLNQAEATAAQSSARATARMVNAAERAGTKTIEAAQQRMNGAITAGVMGVTAQGATTARSLKALGKESKSITQNLGKAHDLEHGLRTNQNAIKQSADTMLQRGSPLDRNVESAMSGHDAKSVLNSESLRRNHSTVQNNTQSIRHQSEFGNQAIHSTQGIVNNSYDVAAASQTREAELARADQSVNSEVSGAHQQAAKKAGETRTALTQALEAALNTNNSTASSISERMR, from the coding sequence ATGAGTAATTTGTCGGTTGCTGGTCAGCCAGTACAGGATCGTTATCTGTCCCGCTCTGAAAGTTCAGAGCAGCCTGCCGCTAACGTCAATGGCTCTGCGGCACAGCCTTACCACAAGGCAAAAGAGTTTAGCGCGCTGGCATCCCAGCCCGGTGTTATTACGGCACTGCTGAACGGGCAAAGCGTGATGCTCAGCGATAGCGGTGCGAAACCAGCGTTAGCTGAACCCGCTAAAGGCGTGGAGAAGCTGCATGCAGAGCAGGCCAGCGCGCTGGTAAAAATGTCGGCCGATCTGCAGGCACCCTCTGATGCCGGTAAACTGGAAGGTGTTGCCGCCTCAGCAGCAACGCTGTTAGCCTCGCACATCCCGACGCCTAAGATAAACAGCAAAGGCAGTGAAAGCAGCACCCCCTCCCGGGAAGTAACAAGCGCTGGTGCGCTGTCTGCCGGCGGCGCTCTTACCCGCTCGCAGCCGGCGATTGAAGCTGGCACCGATATTACCGCCGTCGAGAGTACCGGTAGCCGCTTTATTAACGTAATGGGTGATATGCGCCTGATTGAGGTGATGAACACGGTGAATGTCACGCTGAATCAGGCCGAAGCCACTGCTGCGCAATCCTCCGCCCGCGCCACGGCTCGTATGGTTAACGCCGCGGAACGTGCCGGAACCAAAACAATTGAAGCGGCGCAGCAGCGGATGAACGGGGCGATTACTGCCGGTGTGATGGGGGTGACAGCACAGGGGGCCACCACAGCGCGCAGCCTGAAGGCACTGGGTAAGGAGTCCAAATCGATCACCCAGAATCTCGGTAAGGCGCACGACCTCGAGCACGGCCTGCGCACCAATCAGAATGCGATTAAGCAGAGCGCAGATACTATGCTGCAGCGCGGCTCACCACTGGATCGTAATGTAGAAAGTGCCATGTCCGGTCATGATGCTAAATCCGTACTGAACAGCGAAAGCCTGCGCCGTAACCACAGCACTGTTCAGAACAATACGCAGAGCATTCGTCATCAGTCGGAGTTTGGTAACCAGGCTATTCACTCGACTCAGGGCATTGTGAATAACTCCTATGATGTTGCCGCTGCCAGCCAGACCAGAGAAGCCGAACTGGCGCGTGCCGATCAGTCGGTAAACAGCGAAGTTTCCGGCGCGCATCAGCAGGCCGCGAAGAAAGCCGGTGAAACCCGTACTGCGCTGACCCAGGCGCTGGAAGCTGCGCTTAACACCAATAACAGCACTGCATCATCTATCTCTGAGCGTATGCGTTGA
- a CDS encoding EscU/YscU/HrcU family type III secretion system export apparatus switch protein: MAEKTEKPTDKRRNESAKKGQTFKSKDLITTVTLLIGVYFLVNMMSFHDFTEFYTLILLQGADVNMEEFMAVLLRLFFHLALPFIATCCVSGIAMTLLQTRFTIATKALKLNFKALNPVEGFKKIFSVRTIKELVKAILYFIVFVCACNIFIRGDLKVALMAYRMDISELVMTWSALTLKAVFIFISCALIILVADFIVEYFLHFKDLKMDKHEVKQERKESDGNPEIKSARRRAHQEILSGSDMAAIRNSAVVMANPTHIAVAIYFNPEVAALPFISLRVTNMKARAAIAYAEEIGVPVVRYIPLTRKLYHTYREHSFISLEDDLLMDVMDILIWLRQVETAGMVPQEAAAEE, encoded by the coding sequence ATGGCAGAGAAAACAGAAAAACCAACCGATAAAAGGCGCAATGAATCAGCAAAGAAAGGCCAGACGTTTAAGAGTAAGGATCTTATTACGACTGTAACGTTGCTAATCGGTGTTTATTTTTTAGTAAATATGATGAGTTTCCACGACTTCACTGAATTCTATACGTTAATATTGCTGCAGGGTGCAGATGTCAATATGGAAGAGTTTATGGCCGTGTTACTACGTCTTTTTTTTCATCTTGCGCTTCCTTTCATTGCTACCTGCTGTGTTTCGGGCATTGCTATGACCTTGTTACAAACACGTTTTACAATAGCAACCAAAGCATTAAAACTGAATTTTAAAGCACTGAATCCTGTTGAGGGGTTTAAGAAAATCTTTAGTGTGCGCACGATAAAAGAGCTGGTTAAGGCAATTCTGTATTTTATTGTTTTTGTCTGTGCTTGTAATATATTTATTCGTGGTGACTTAAAAGTGGCGCTAATGGCTTACAGAATGGATATTTCTGAGCTGGTTATGACATGGAGTGCTTTAACATTAAAAGCCGTTTTTATATTTATATCTTGTGCCTTAATTATCCTTGTTGCTGATTTTATTGTGGAGTATTTTTTACACTTTAAGGACCTAAAAATGGATAAGCACGAGGTTAAGCAGGAGCGAAAAGAGAGCGACGGAAATCCGGAGATAAAAAGTGCCAGACGGCGCGCCCATCAGGAAATTCTCTCCGGCAGTGATATGGCTGCAATCAGGAACTCAGCGGTGGTGATGGCCAACCCAACCCACATTGCCGTGGCCATTTACTTTAATCCCGAGGTTGCCGCACTGCCGTTCATTTCTTTGCGGGTAACCAATATGAAAGCGCGCGCTGCGATTGCTTATGCGGAAGAAATTGGGGTGCCGGTAGTTCGCTACATACCGCTAACCCGTAAGCTTTATCATACCTATCGTGAGCACAGCTTCATTTCGCTGGAAGACGATTTGCTGATGGATGTCATGGATATTCTGATTTGGCTGCGCCAGGTGGAAACGGCCGGTATGGTCCCGCAGGAAGCGGCGGCCGAAGAGTAA
- a CDS encoding IpaD/SipD/SspD family type III secretion system needle tip protein, producing the protein MTEITNSYHHKAADAHAMPTDAKGLTGAGITAPQEAKGAVYHTGHTPPGGETALLLNILRCLAPQSSGDKTFADTEARMNALSNAFAGLGLPPAAREIATGKLLQASELRQAMMTAFDKPQADVTALAACQQRLAEVVTEATSEISSDLRNNALTARRAEVQTKAKLELEAKQAKKSEISTSTSYADLWQVLAEAVGSIKNDYVDEYARLMKAYADMYQAYNETVQNAAGEAIGSGNESSKVEIDPRILNKAYEAFREKRHEIEKSLGYVKGWEHMDDVAKQHWITTMAPAFELEINGKISLNMSQYDNSADYPAGVEATVWRRMPPTWEFVELDADPQDVSTATYQAWLASFNAVGTGLQSNMQSFAQRYSQANSTFDNLNKVLSGAISALADSAKEVFRNLS; encoded by the coding sequence ATGACCGAAATCACGAACAGCTACCACCATAAGGCCGCGGACGCACATGCGATGCCGACTGATGCTAAAGGGCTTACCGGTGCGGGCATCACTGCGCCGCAGGAGGCCAAAGGGGCGGTTTACCACACCGGCCATACGCCGCCAGGCGGGGAAACGGCGTTATTGCTGAACATACTGCGTTGCCTGGCCCCGCAGTCCAGCGGAGATAAGACGTTTGCTGATACCGAAGCCAGAATGAACGCGTTGAGCAACGCTTTTGCCGGGCTAGGGCTGCCCCCCGCCGCGCGGGAGATTGCTACCGGTAAACTGCTGCAGGCCAGCGAATTGCGGCAGGCGATGATGACCGCCTTTGATAAGCCGCAGGCTGACGTTACGGCCCTGGCGGCCTGCCAGCAACGGCTGGCCGAGGTGGTGACAGAGGCCACCAGCGAGATCTCCAGCGATCTCCGTAATAACGCCCTGACCGCCCGCCGTGCTGAGGTACAGACAAAAGCGAAGCTGGAGTTGGAAGCAAAGCAGGCTAAAAAGAGTGAAATCAGCACCAGCACCAGCTACGCGGATTTATGGCAGGTGCTTGCCGAGGCGGTAGGTAGCATAAAAAACGATTATGTTGATGAATATGCGCGACTGATGAAAGCCTACGCAGATATGTATCAGGCGTATAATGAGACGGTACAAAATGCAGCTGGTGAGGCAATCGGTAGCGGAAATGAAAGTAGTAAGGTTGAAATTGATCCCAGGATATTAAATAAAGCTTATGAGGCTTTCAGAGAGAAAAGGCATGAAATAGAAAAAAGTCTTGGTTATGTGAAGGGGTGGGAACATATGGATGATGTTGCCAAACAGCATTGGATAACGACCATGGCACCGGCTTTTGAACTCGAAATTAACGGGAAAATATCGTTGAACATGAGTCAATATGATAATTCGGCTGACTATCCGGCTGGTGTGGAGGCAACAGTTTGGCGACGAATGCCCCCCACTTGGGAATTCGTGGAGCTTGACGCGGACCCTCAGGATGTTTCAACGGCAACCTATCAGGCCTGGCTTGCCTCCTTTAACGCTGTTGGCACTGGCCTGCAAAGTAATATGCAATCCTTTGCGCAGCGTTACAGTCAGGCAAACAGTACTTTTGATAATTTAAATAAAGTACTGAGCGGTGCAATCAGCGCCCTCGCCGATAGTGCGAAAGAAGTATTCAGAAACCTGAGCTGA
- the sicA gene encoding type III secretion system translocator chaperone SicA — MQDKDFLETDSEIDSCAGNLLDAIQNGATLKDVHGVSNETMQDVYSLAYDFYHHGKLNDAEGLFRFLCIYDFYNPEYAMGLAAVYQLKKNYSKAIDFYALAYSLSKQDYRPMFYAGQCNLMLRRAVQARKCFEIIINQCDDSVLIKKAEAYLSALAEIDSGNVDSP; from the coding sequence ATGCAAGATAAGGATTTTTTAGAGACGGACAGTGAAATAGATTCCTGTGCTGGAAACTTGCTGGATGCCATTCAAAATGGCGCGACATTGAAAGACGTACATGGTGTATCAAATGAGACTATGCAGGATGTTTATTCTCTGGCATATGATTTTTACCATCATGGCAAGCTGAATGATGCCGAAGGTTTATTCCGTTTTTTATGCATCTATGATTTTTACAATCCCGAGTATGCAATGGGATTGGCTGCTGTATATCAGTTGAAGAAAAATTACAGCAAAGCTATCGATTTTTATGCATTAGCATATTCTCTTTCAAAGCAGGATTACCGACCGATGTTTTACGCTGGTCAGTGTAATTTAATGTTGCGTCGCGCGGTTCAGGCGAGAAAATGCTTCGAGATCATAATTAACCAATGTGACGATAGTGTGCTGATTAAAAAAGCAGAAGCTTATCTCTCAGCACTTGCTGAAATTGATAGTGGCAATGTTGACAGCCCTTAG
- the sctS gene encoding type III secretion system export apparatus subunit SctS has protein sequence MNNILFVGNSALIIVLKLTAVPIALATIVGIIVGLFQTVMQIQEQTLPFGLKMLAVFASIFMLIEWFSAEMMNFAVQAFNMAFR, from the coding sequence ATGAATAATATTCTCTTTGTTGGTAACTCTGCCTTAATCATCGTGTTAAAACTGACAGCCGTGCCTATCGCCCTTGCAACGATAGTCGGTATTATTGTTGGTCTTTTTCAGACGGTAATGCAGATCCAGGAACAAACACTGCCATTTGGGCTGAAGATGCTCGCGGTTTTTGCCAGTATCTTCATGCTGATAGAATGGTTTTCTGCCGAGATGATGAATTTCGCTGTCCAGGCTTTCAATATGGCCTTCAGATAA
- the sctE gene encoding type III secretion system translocon subunit SctE, with translation MSLHVDSSGVRDHLIAGSDIAQTELKKQSDQAKRFGNDAIKNHASAGSVREALQVLKPEQLLQVLQTTRGALNGSGRRERLEQQDIPQLKSPVPAAERGVLTKNSLEPELSSSAKLTELIGRITNLTQESSLQNMLSKLNAFNAMHSGASAKYSELADKLKEQGEEVANREEALSAAQEQAQGLQKAIQNAELLLAKEQGRLKELEAQAARLRVVPPDLQQQIDDAKKAVTLAQAHLNSAQADHEDFASGPLAVAKQAVAEAKSNLQVTLDKAAQLVETTSPQQMSAIEAQRNQKDENSDSLTFLMALMAQLIDKSAGEELNSAAKLKQVLAEASARDAEKKAKEYDEQVRKAEEMEKTMGCIGKAIGWALTAVGVLAAAFTGGTSLALAGIGLALAVGDEIYQAVTGDSFIQMAMQPLMESVIQPMMEFFAQLLTHALEAVGVDKANAELAGQILGAVAAAATMVVAAIVASSAVSKVAGMVMQKIGTQLAQETSKTVVKTAAVEIEKQVVKQVMESVAKEAVKEVAEQVAQKSTQKLMQKLMDSSVGQILKRISQGAGRASGMSEVKVAKFANRAEMALSAGGMANTAVQTAGSIHTAEMMVDAAKAQAKMMNSIVLQDLLNEIMDRVVESFSHRMATVNSIMQNIASVAENKSQAGKFITRQMSSVAG, from the coding sequence ATGAGTTTGCATGTTGATAGTTCGGGCGTGCGTGACCATCTGATCGCCGGGTCAGATATCGCTCAGACAGAGTTAAAAAAACAGAGCGATCAGGCAAAGCGCTTTGGTAATGATGCTATAAAAAATCATGCCAGTGCGGGCAGCGTCAGAGAAGCACTTCAGGTACTTAAGCCCGAGCAACTGCTTCAGGTACTGCAAACGACCCGCGGTGCGCTGAACGGGTCGGGAAGGCGTGAGCGGCTCGAACAACAGGATATTCCGCAGCTGAAGTCACCCGTTCCCGCAGCTGAGCGTGGTGTGCTGACGAAAAACAGCCTCGAACCCGAACTGAGTTCATCAGCAAAGCTTACTGAGCTGATCGGCCGCATTACCAATCTTACCCAGGAGAGTTCGCTGCAGAATATGTTGTCGAAGCTGAACGCCTTCAACGCCATGCACAGCGGGGCATCAGCGAAATACAGTGAGCTGGCGGACAAGCTGAAAGAGCAGGGAGAGGAGGTGGCTAACCGTGAAGAAGCGCTCTCCGCTGCGCAGGAACAGGCTCAGGGGCTGCAGAAAGCCATTCAGAACGCAGAGTTGTTGCTGGCTAAAGAACAGGGCAGGTTAAAAGAACTGGAAGCCCAGGCTGCCAGATTGAGAGTGGTTCCGCCGGATCTGCAGCAGCAAATCGATGATGCTAAAAAAGCGGTTACCCTGGCACAGGCTCATCTGAATTCGGCGCAGGCGGATCACGAGGATTTTGCCAGCGGACCGCTGGCAGTGGCAAAACAGGCCGTCGCCGAGGCGAAAAGCAATCTGCAGGTAACCCTTGATAAAGCCGCTCAGCTGGTGGAAACCACTTCTCCACAGCAGATGAGCGCAATCGAAGCTCAGCGAAATCAGAAGGATGAAAATAGTGATTCTCTGACGTTCCTGATGGCGCTGATGGCTCAGTTAATTGACAAAAGCGCGGGTGAGGAGCTGAACTCAGCGGCCAAACTGAAACAGGTGCTGGCTGAAGCGTCAGCCAGAGACGCCGAGAAAAAAGCCAAAGAATATGATGAGCAGGTGCGCAAAGCCGAAGAGATGGAAAAAACCATGGGCTGCATCGGTAAAGCTATTGGATGGGCGCTGACGGCAGTCGGTGTGCTCGCTGCCGCCTTTACCGGTGGTACATCGCTTGCGCTGGCGGGGATAGGGCTGGCTCTGGCGGTGGGCGATGAAATTTACCAGGCCGTTACGGGCGATTCCTTTATCCAGATGGCGATGCAACCGCTTATGGAAAGCGTTATTCAGCCAATGATGGAATTCTTTGCCCAGTTATTGACGCACGCGCTCGAAGCGGTTGGTGTTGATAAAGCTAACGCTGAGCTGGCAGGCCAGATTTTGGGCGCTGTCGCCGCCGCCGCCACGATGGTTGTCGCCGCGATTGTTGCAAGCAGCGCTGTCAGTAAAGTGGCCGGCATGGTAATGCAAAAAATTGGCACTCAGCTGGCCCAGGAAACCAGTAAAACCGTGGTGAAAACGGCGGCTGTTGAGATTGAAAAACAGGTCGTTAAACAGGTAATGGAAAGCGTGGCTAAAGAGGCAGTTAAAGAAGTTGCGGAGCAGGTTGCGCAAAAAAGCACGCAGAAATTAATGCAAAAGCTGATGGACAGCAGCGTCGGGCAAATCTTAAAACGCATCAGCCAGGGCGCCGGCCGCGCAAGCGGTATGAGTGAAGTGAAGGTTGCGAAGTTTGCCAACCGTGCCGAGATGGCGTTAAGCGCTGGCGGAATGGCGAATACTGCGGTTCAGACTGCAGGTAGCATCCATACTGCCGAGATGATGGTTGATGCTGCTAAAGCGCAGGCGAAGATGATGAATAGTATTGTTTTGCAGGACCTGCTTAATGAAATTATGGATCGCGTTGTGGAAAGCTTCAGTCACAGGATGGCAACGGTAAATTCCATTATGCAAAACATTGCCAGCGTCGCTGAAAACAAATCCCAGGCCGGTAAGTTTATTACCCGACAAATGAGTTCGGTGGCCGGATAA
- a CDS encoding EscR/YscR/HrcR family type III secretion system export apparatus protein, with protein MNNEISLIALLSFFTLLPFIIAGGTCFIKFSIVLVMVRNALGIQQVPSNLTLNGVALILSAFVMMPVCQSITGYIEDHHIDFNNMDSVSQLAEQGLGSYRDYLVRYSDHELIRFFNQVHQRDPDGAEVKVEDQDLSTLSLMTLMPAYALSEIQSAFKIAFYLYVPFVVIDMVVSSILLALGMMMMSPVTISIPIKLILFVAMNGWTLLTKGLISQYSDLMTI; from the coding sequence TTGAACAATGAAATTTCACTAATTGCGTTGCTGTCATTTTTTACTTTATTACCGTTTATTATTGCCGGAGGAACATGCTTTATAAAGTTTTCCATTGTGCTGGTAATGGTACGTAATGCACTGGGTATTCAACAGGTTCCTTCAAATTTAACTCTGAATGGTGTGGCGCTCATTTTATCTGCATTCGTTATGATGCCGGTTTGCCAGAGTATTACTGGCTATATTGAAGACCATCACATCGATTTTAATAATATGGATTCAGTGAGCCAGCTGGCTGAACAGGGACTGGGAAGTTACCGTGACTATCTGGTACGTTATTCTGATCATGAGCTGATTCGTTTTTTCAATCAGGTTCACCAGCGGGATCCGGACGGGGCAGAAGTTAAAGTTGAAGATCAGGATCTTAGTACACTCTCTTTAATGACCCTGATGCCTGCCTATGCGTTAAGTGAGATACAGAGTGCATTTAAAATTGCTTTCTATCTTTATGTGCCTTTCGTAGTGATCGACATGGTGGTGTCCAGTATTTTGCTGGCGCTGGGGATGATGATGATGAGTCCTGTAACCATCTCAATTCCTATTAAACTTATTCTTTTTGTTGCGATGAACGGCTGGACCTTGCTCACAAAAGGTCTGATTTCGCAATATTCAGACCTGATGACGATATGA